The Collimonas fungivorans Ter331 genome has a segment encoding these proteins:
- a CDS encoding DUF4148 domain-containing protein — protein sequence MNIKQMSVVVVLLAAAGSVMAQSSAQSSAPAAGKTRAEVVRELEQARAAGQMSVADAHYPKIPAGGSKGGMAAPSKPVTDESHQKIDPVYAGH from the coding sequence ATGAATATCAAGCAAATGTCCGTCGTTGTTGTTCTACTGGCTGCCGCCGGCAGCGTCATGGCGCAGTCCTCGGCGCAGTCTTCGGCACCAGCAGCAGGCAAGACCCGCGCCGAAGTCGTGCGCGAACTGGAGCAGGCGCGCGCCGCCGGCCAGATGTCGGTGGCGGATGCCCACTACCCGAAGATTCCTGCCGGCGGCAGCAAGGGCGGCATGGCAGCCCCATCGAAGCCGGTGACCGATGAATCGCACCAGAAGATCGACCCGGTGTATGCCGGTCATTGA
- a CDS encoding TolC family protein, with translation MYKLFLPLGLAVLACQPQPSLAQEAKPAAAPPAINYRLPPLKSSDAGSKLTLEQALAQAFRSNPELAAAVLEVAAVDAAILQAGARPNPELSTLLEDTRKATRTTTIQLNQALELGGKRGARIAAAEKGRDAAKADLLAKRADVQAAVVAAYFAVLEAQENLQLLQSSLQLAQRATGLTEKRVIAGKVAPIEETKARVAEAGVQVDLQQAGSALNIARRRLAATWGDSSPAFAAVDGEINNLPALPEFDVLQARLRDSPVYARARLEVERRQAMAELERSRRIPDVTVSIGSKRAQEIGRNQMIFGLSIPIPVFDRNQGNLLEALRRTDKARDEQKSAELRLNGELADAYERLKLGRQQVAALQDEILPAAQKTYDITTKGFELGKFSFLEVLDAQRVLFQAKSQTLRALADTHRAATEIERVVGIFPPAESSQSAY, from the coding sequence ATGTACAAGCTTTTCTTGCCGCTCGGTCTGGCGGTATTGGCCTGCCAGCCCCAGCCATCCTTGGCGCAGGAAGCAAAACCGGCGGCTGCACCGCCGGCCATCAATTACAGGCTGCCGCCGCTCAAGAGCAGCGATGCCGGCAGCAAGCTGACGCTGGAACAGGCGCTGGCGCAGGCATTCAGGAGCAATCCGGAACTGGCCGCGGCGGTGCTCGAGGTCGCTGCGGTCGACGCTGCCATTTTGCAAGCCGGCGCCAGGCCCAATCCAGAACTCTCGACCTTGCTGGAAGACACCCGCAAGGCGACCCGGACCACCACCATACAACTGAACCAGGCGCTGGAGCTGGGCGGCAAACGCGGCGCGCGGATTGCCGCTGCGGAAAAGGGGCGGGATGCCGCCAAGGCTGACCTGCTTGCCAAACGCGCCGACGTACAGGCGGCGGTAGTCGCAGCTTATTTTGCGGTGCTGGAAGCGCAGGAGAACCTGCAGCTGCTGCAAAGCTCCCTGCAATTGGCGCAACGGGCCACCGGACTCACCGAGAAACGGGTTATCGCCGGCAAGGTGGCGCCCATCGAAGAGACCAAGGCGCGTGTCGCCGAAGCCGGGGTCCAGGTCGATCTGCAGCAGGCCGGCAGCGCCCTGAACATCGCACGCCGGCGCCTGGCGGCTACCTGGGGCGACAGCAGTCCGGCTTTTGCGGCAGTCGACGGTGAAATAAACAATTTGCCGGCGCTGCCCGAATTCGATGTATTGCAGGCGCGCCTGCGCGATTCCCCGGTGTATGCCAGGGCACGGCTGGAAGTGGAGCGCCGCCAGGCCATGGCAGAACTGGAGCGCAGCCGTCGGATTCCCGATGTCACCGTCAGTATCGGCAGCAAGCGGGCGCAGGAGATCGGGCGCAACCAGATGATTTTCGGCCTGTCGATTCCGATCCCTGTGTTTGATCGCAACCAAGGCAATCTGCTGGAAGCGCTGCGCCGTACCGACAAGGCGCGCGACGAACAGAAAAGCGCCGAGCTGCGCCTCAATGGCGAACTGGCGGATGCTTATGAACGATTGAAGCTGGGGCGCCAGCAGGTGGCGGCGCTACAGGACGAAATCCTGCCGGCCGCGCAGAAAACCTACGACATCACCACCAAGGGTTTTGAGCTCGGCAAGTTCAGTTTCCTGGAAGTGCTGGATGCGCAGCGTGTGCTGTTCCAGGCCAAGTCACAGACCCTGCGCGCACTCGCAGACACTCATCGCGCCGCTACCGAAATCGAACGCGTGGTAGGAATCTTCCCTCCAGCCGAGTCTTCGCAGTCAGCTTATTAA
- a CDS encoding DUF1841 family protein → MFNPSQDDVRRFFCETYRKHRAGEILTPLEAIASDWLAQHPEYDDDLKDVDAALGADYSVENGQTNPFLHLSMHLSIAEQISIDQPPGIRAAATALTQRLQSEHEAHHHIMECLGEMIWNSQRSGLPPDGAAYIDCVRKRV, encoded by the coding sequence ATGTTCAATCCATCCCAAGACGACGTGCGGCGCTTTTTCTGCGAAACCTACCGCAAGCACCGCGCCGGCGAAATCCTCACGCCGCTGGAAGCCATCGCCAGCGACTGGCTGGCACAGCATCCCGAGTATGACGACGACCTGAAAGACGTCGACGCCGCGCTGGGAGCAGATTATTCGGTCGAGAACGGCCAGACCAATCCCTTCCTGCATCTGTCCATGCACCTGTCGATCGCCGAGCAGATCTCGATCGACCAGCCGCCCGGCATACGCGCCGCCGCCACCGCCCTGACGCAACGCCTGCAATCGGAGCACGAAGCCCACCACCACATCATGGAATGCCTGGGCGAGATGATCTGGAATTCGCAGCGCAGCGGCTTGCCGCCGGACGGCGCGGCCTATATCGACTGCGTCAGGAAGCGCGTTTAA
- a CDS encoding polyhydroxyalkanoate depolymerase, whose protein sequence is MLYQFHEFNRSLLHPLVQWADAGSRLFTDPISPLSHTPFAQRIAAGYELMYRLGKQYEKPEFEIDSTLVNDKTVAIIEEVATTKPFCRLLHFRKDLSAKELGALKQPTVLLVAPLSGHHSTLLRDTVRGLLPEHDVYITDWTDARMVPASDGAFHLHDYIYYIQDFIRQLGPDLHVVSVCQPTVPVLAAISLMASAKDSHLPKSMTMMGGPIDPRESPTDVNNLATEKPFSWFENTVIYSVPSNYPGFGRKVYPGFLQHAGFVAMNPSRHAQSHWDFYMHLREGDNESADSHRKFYNEYNAVLDMPAEYYLETIKTVFQDFSLPHGTWEVEGKLVRPQDIKSVALFTIEGELDDISGPGQTQAAHGLCSSIPKSKKQHFTAEKCGHYGIFSGRRWRELICPKITAFIKDNA, encoded by the coding sequence ATGCTCTATCAATTTCACGAATTCAACCGCTCCTTACTCCATCCACTGGTGCAATGGGCCGATGCCGGCAGCAGACTCTTCACCGACCCGATATCGCCACTGTCCCACACGCCATTTGCGCAACGCATCGCCGCCGGCTACGAATTGATGTACCGCCTCGGCAAGCAGTATGAAAAGCCTGAGTTCGAAATCGACAGCACGCTGGTCAACGACAAAACGGTCGCAATCATCGAAGAAGTAGCGACTACCAAGCCGTTCTGCCGCCTGCTGCATTTCAGGAAAGACCTGAGCGCCAAGGAACTGGGCGCGCTCAAGCAGCCGACCGTGTTGCTGGTCGCTCCTTTGTCCGGCCATCATTCGACCCTGCTGCGCGATACCGTGCGCGGCCTGCTGCCGGAACACGATGTCTACATCACCGACTGGACCGACGCCCGCATGGTGCCGGCCAGCGACGGCGCCTTCCATTTGCACGACTATATCTATTACATACAGGATTTCATCCGCCAGCTGGGACCGGACCTGCACGTGGTCTCGGTCTGCCAGCCGACCGTTCCGGTGCTGGCCGCAATTTCGCTGATGGCCAGCGCCAAGGACAGCCACCTGCCGAAGAGCATGACCATGATGGGCGGTCCGATCGATCCGCGCGAATCGCCGACCGACGTCAACAACCTGGCCACCGAAAAGCCGTTCAGCTGGTTCGAGAACACCGTGATCTACAGCGTGCCCTCCAACTACCCTGGTTTCGGCCGCAAGGTCTATCCGGGCTTCCTGCAGCATGCCGGCTTCGTCGCCATGAATCCGAGCCGCCATGCCCAGAGCCACTGGGATTTCTACATGCACCTGCGCGAAGGCGACAACGAGTCGGCTGACAGTCACCGCAAGTTCTATAACGAGTACAACGCGGTGCTGGACATGCCGGCCGAGTACTATCTGGAAACCATCAAGACCGTATTCCAGGATTTCTCGCTGCCGCACGGCACATGGGAAGTCGAAGGCAAGCTGGTGCGGCCGCAGGATATCAAGAGCGTTGCGCTGTTTACCATCGAAGGCGAACTGGACGACATTTCCGGCCCGGGGCAAACCCAGGCCGCACATGGCCTGTGCAGTTCCATCCCGAAAAGCAAAAAACAGCATTTCACCGCCGAGAAATGCGGCCACTACGGGATTTTCTCAGGCCGCCGCTGGCGCGAACTGATTTGCCCGAAGATAACCGCCTTTATCAAGGACAACGCTTAA
- a CDS encoding VIT1/CCC1 transporter family protein: protein MQHSHPHTEHHFEASDTVRDIVIGMADGLTVPFALAAGISGAAAGIDIVVTAGVAEIAAGSIAMGLGGYLAGRTQRQHYYAERDREEQEILNVPHRERKEVIDIMAQYGVTKQECEPMLAGLERNPVAWRDFMMRFELGLEEPQPAAARKSAVTIALSYLVGGLIPLAPYMLMTSIPRALAASTVVTLLALFVFGYLKGRVTGTGAFKSALQTLTVGGLAAAVAFGIARLIS, encoded by the coding sequence ATGCAGCATTCTCATCCGCATACCGAACACCATTTCGAAGCCAGCGACACTGTGCGCGACATCGTCATTGGCATGGCCGACGGCCTGACGGTGCCGTTTGCGCTGGCGGCCGGCATCAGCGGCGCAGCTGCCGGGATCGACATCGTGGTCACCGCCGGCGTCGCGGAAATCGCCGCCGGTTCCATCGCCATGGGCCTGGGCGGCTACCTGGCGGGGCGCACCCAGCGCCAGCATTACTACGCCGAGCGCGACCGCGAAGAACAGGAAATCCTCAACGTGCCGCACCGCGAGCGCAAGGAAGTGATCGATATAATGGCCCAGTATGGCGTGACGAAACAGGAATGCGAACCGATGCTGGCCGGGCTGGAACGCAACCCGGTCGCCTGGCGCGATTTCATGATGCGCTTTGAACTCGGCCTGGAAGAACCGCAGCCGGCCGCAGCCAGGAAGAGCGCGGTCACCATCGCCCTGTCCTACCTGGTCGGCGGCCTGATCCCGCTCGCTCCCTACATGCTGATGACATCCATCCCGCGCGCCCTGGCCGCCTCCACCGTGGTCACGCTGCTGGCGCTGTTTGTCTTCGGCTACCTGAAAGGCCGCGTCACCGGCACCGGCGCCTTCAAATCGGCATTGCAAACCCTGACGGTCGGCGGCCTCGCCGCGGCTGTCGCATTCGGCATCGCCAGACTGATCAGTTAA
- the nth gene encoding endonuclease III: MNANKRREIFTRLRAALPHPTTELEYTTPFELLISVILSAQATDVSVNKATRKLYPVANTPAQIYALGIDGLIPYIQTIGLYRTKAKNVIETCRMLVALHDGQVPRTREQLEALPGVGRKTANVVLNTAFGVPTIAVDTHIFRVSNRTGIAPGKDVEAVEHKLMKLVPAEFLLDAHHWLILHGRYTCIARKPLCWNCSIADLCDFKAKTPLPEKGI; this comes from the coding sequence ATGAATGCAAATAAACGCCGGGAAATATTCACCCGCCTGCGCGCCGCCCTGCCGCACCCGACCACCGAACTGGAATACACCACGCCGTTTGAATTGCTGATCTCGGTGATCCTGTCGGCGCAAGCCACCGATGTCTCGGTCAACAAGGCGACGCGCAAGCTGTACCCGGTCGCCAATACGCCGGCGCAGATCTACGCACTCGGCATCGACGGCCTGATTCCGTATATCCAGACCATCGGCCTGTATCGCACCAAGGCCAAGAATGTGATCGAAACCTGCCGCATGCTGGTGGCCTTGCATGACGGCCAGGTGCCGCGCACCCGCGAACAGCTGGAAGCGCTGCCCGGGGTCGGCCGCAAGACTGCCAACGTGGTACTGAACACCGCTTTCGGGGTGCCGACGATTGCGGTCGACACCCATATCTTCCGTGTCTCCAACCGCACCGGCATCGCGCCCGGCAAGGATGTGGAGGCAGTCGAGCACAAGCTGATGAAGCTGGTGCCGGCCGAGTTCCTGCTGGACGCCCATCACTGGCTGATCCTGCATGGCCGCTATACCTGCATTGCCCGCAAACCGCTATGCTGGAACTGCAGCATCGCCGACCTGTGCGATTTCAAGGCGAAAACGCCGTTGCCGGAAAAAGGGATATAA
- the rsxB gene encoding electron transport complex subunit RsxB has product MLSSPSSLPPVSSPSLADRIEALLPQTQCTKCGYPACRPYAEAIADGSAGYNQCPPGGQQGVARLAQLLQQPVIPLNPANGAERPRPLAVIDEAACIGCTLCIQACPVDAIAGAAKQMHTVINDLCTGCDLCLAPCPVDCITMVDVSGTDTGWDAWTQQQADAARARHDFRAVRLAREKRENDERLAAKAAEKLKAVAAESAATPEQQAEQQRKKAIIQAAIERARLKKEQQAEEAAKDSP; this is encoded by the coding sequence ATGTTGTCATCACCAAGCTCCTTGCCGCCCGTGTCCTCACCTTCCCTCGCCGATCGTATCGAAGCGCTGCTGCCGCAGACGCAATGCACCAAGTGCGGCTATCCGGCTTGCCGCCCCTATGCCGAAGCCATCGCCGACGGCAGCGCCGGCTACAACCAGTGTCCGCCGGGGGGCCAGCAAGGCGTGGCGCGGCTGGCGCAGCTGCTGCAGCAGCCGGTCATCCCGCTCAATCCTGCCAACGGCGCCGAACGGCCGCGGCCGCTGGCGGTCATCGATGAAGCCGCCTGCATCGGCTGCACGCTGTGCATCCAGGCTTGTCCGGTCGACGCCATCGCCGGCGCCGCCAAGCAGATGCACACAGTGATCAACGACCTGTGCACCGGCTGCGACCTGTGCCTAGCGCCTTGCCCGGTCGATTGCATCACCATGGTCGACGTCAGCGGCACGGACACCGGCTGGGATGCATGGACCCAGCAGCAGGCCGATGCAGCACGTGCCCGCCACGATTTTCGTGCGGTCAGGCTGGCGCGCGAAAAACGGGAAAACGACGAACGCCTGGCCGCCAAGGCCGCGGAAAAACTCAAGGCGGTTGCAGCCGAATCGGCGGCGACACCTGAACAGCAAGCAGAACAGCAGCGCAAGAAAGCCATCATCCAGGCCGCCATCGAACGGGCCCGGCTGAAGAAAGAACAACAAGCCGAAGAGGCTGCCAAGGACTCGCCATGA
- a CDS encoding CusA/CzcA family heavy metal efflux RND transporter, which translates to MFERIIRFAIEQRWLVMLAVFAMAALGIYNYQKLPIDAVPDITNVQVQINTSAPGYSPLETEQRVTFPIETVMSGLPHLQQTRSLSRYGLSQVTVIFKDGTDIYFARQMVNERIQEARGKLPAGVTPAMGPISSGLGEIYLWTVEAKDGAKKADGSAYTATDLREIQDWIIKPQLRNVSGVTEINSIGGFAKEYQVAPVPEKLASYGLTLQDIVTALDRNNSNVGAGYIEKRGEQLLIRAPGQVQSIEDMRNIILGNVQGVPIRIRDIGEVAIGRELRTGAATENGREVVLGTVFMLIGENSRAVSQAVDRKMVDINRSLPPGVEAVTVYDRTVLVDKAINTVKKNLLEGAILVIAILFMFLGNIRAAIITAMVIPLSMLFTFTGMVQYKVSANLLSLGALDFGIIIDGAVVIVENCVRRLAHAQAHHGRPLTRSERFHEVFAASKEARRPLLFGQVIIMVVYLPIFALTGVEGKMFNPMALTVVIALVGAMILSITFIPAAVALFIGKRVAETENFLMRGAKRFYAPVLEWVMLRKAMVLGGALVVLLLSGLLATRLGSEFVPSLNEGDMAIQALRIPGTSLTQSLEMQKQIESTLKRQFPEIERVFARTGTAEIASDPMPPNISDGYIMLKPETDWPKPKKSRPELLAAIQEAANKIPGNNYEFSQPIQLRFNELISGVRSDIAVKIFGDDMAVLNDTADKVSTVLGKISGAAEVKIEQTSGLPMLTVNIDRDKTARYGLNVADVQDVVATAIGGKEAGTLFQGDRRFDIVVRLPEELRSDLEAFRRLPISLPRSAGGEGRTNYIPLSEVASLELAPGPNQISRENGKRRIVVSANVRGRDIGSFVAETEAKLQQQVKIPSGYWTSWGGQFEQLQSASQRLQIVIPVALLLVFTLLFAMFGNIKDGLLVFSGIPFALTGGIVALWLRGIPLSISAAVGFIALCGVAVLNGLVMIAFIRSLREEGRGLDAAIREGALTRLRPVLMTALVASLGFVPMAIATGTGAEVQRPLATVVIGGILSSTILTLLVLPILYQLFHRRDEDEEGKVVEEAVVQH; encoded by the coding sequence ATGTTTGAACGTATCATACGCTTCGCCATCGAGCAGCGCTGGCTGGTCATGCTGGCCGTGTTTGCGATGGCCGCGCTCGGCATTTACAACTATCAGAAGCTGCCGATCGACGCGGTGCCCGACATTACCAATGTCCAGGTCCAGATCAACACTTCTGCACCCGGCTATTCACCGCTGGAGACCGAACAGCGGGTGACTTTTCCGATCGAAACGGTGATGTCCGGCCTGCCGCACCTGCAGCAGACGCGTTCGCTGTCGCGTTACGGCTTGTCGCAGGTGACCGTGATCTTCAAGGACGGTACCGACATCTATTTTGCGCGGCAGATGGTGAACGAGCGGATCCAGGAGGCGAGGGGCAAGCTGCCGGCTGGCGTAACGCCGGCGATGGGGCCGATTTCAAGCGGCCTGGGCGAGATTTACCTGTGGACGGTAGAAGCCAAGGACGGCGCCAAAAAAGCGGACGGCAGCGCCTATACCGCTACCGACCTGCGGGAAATCCAGGACTGGATCATCAAGCCGCAGCTGCGTAATGTCAGCGGCGTCACGGAAATCAATTCGATCGGCGGTTTCGCCAAGGAATACCAGGTGGCGCCGGTGCCGGAGAAGCTGGCCTCCTACGGACTGACCCTGCAGGATATCGTCACCGCGCTTGACCGCAACAACAGCAATGTCGGCGCCGGTTATATCGAAAAGCGCGGCGAGCAGCTGCTGATCCGGGCGCCGGGCCAGGTGCAGTCGATAGAGGACATGCGCAACATCATCCTGGGCAATGTGCAGGGCGTGCCGATCCGTATCCGCGATATCGGCGAGGTCGCCATCGGCCGCGAGCTGCGCACCGGCGCGGCTACCGAAAACGGCCGCGAGGTGGTACTGGGCACGGTGTTCATGCTGATCGGCGAAAACAGCCGCGCCGTGTCGCAGGCGGTCGACCGCAAGATGGTCGACATCAACCGCAGCCTGCCGCCCGGGGTCGAGGCGGTGACGGTCTACGATCGTACCGTGCTGGTCGACAAGGCGATCAATACCGTCAAGAAGAACCTGCTGGAAGGCGCGATCCTGGTGATCGCCATCCTGTTCATGTTCCTTGGGAATATACGGGCCGCGATCATTACCGCGATGGTGATCCCGCTGTCCATGCTGTTTACCTTCACCGGCATGGTCCAGTACAAGGTGAGCGCCAACCTGCTCAGCCTGGGTGCGCTCGATTTCGGCATCATCATCGATGGCGCCGTGGTCATTGTCGAAAACTGCGTGCGGCGCCTGGCCCATGCGCAGGCGCACCACGGCCGGCCGCTGACCCGCAGCGAACGCTTCCATGAAGTGTTCGCTGCTTCCAAGGAAGCGCGCCGTCCCTTGCTGTTCGGCCAGGTCATCATCATGGTGGTTTACCTGCCGATCTTCGCGCTGACCGGCGTCGAAGGAAAAATGTTCAATCCGATGGCACTGACGGTGGTAATTGCCCTGGTCGGCGCGATGATTCTGTCGATCACCTTTATCCCGGCGGCGGTGGCGCTGTTCATCGGCAAGCGTGTGGCGGAAACCGAAAATTTCCTGATGCGCGGCGCCAAGCGTTTTTACGCGCCGGTGCTGGAATGGGTGATGCTGCGTAAAGCCATGGTGCTGGGCGGTGCATTGGTTGTGCTGCTGTTGTCCGGCCTGCTGGCGACCCGGCTTGGCAGCGAGTTCGTGCCAAGCCTGAACGAGGGCGACATGGCGATCCAGGCGCTGCGCATCCCTGGCACCAGCCTGACGCAATCGCTGGAGATGCAAAAACAGATCGAGAGCACATTGAAGCGGCAGTTTCCCGAAATAGAGCGTGTGTTCGCCCGCACCGGAACCGCGGAAATCGCCTCCGATCCGATGCCGCCGAATATCTCCGACGGCTACATCATGCTGAAACCGGAAACCGACTGGCCCAAGCCGAAGAAATCGCGGCCCGAGTTGCTGGCGGCTATCCAGGAAGCCGCCAACAAGATCCCCGGCAACAACTACGAGTTTTCGCAACCGATACAGCTGCGTTTCAATGAACTGATTTCCGGCGTGCGCAGCGACATCGCCGTCAAGATATTCGGCGACGACATGGCAGTCCTGAACGATACCGCCGACAAGGTGTCGACCGTACTGGGCAAGATCAGCGGCGCCGCCGAAGTGAAGATCGAACAGACTTCAGGCTTGCCCATGCTGACGGTGAACATCGACCGCGACAAGACCGCGCGCTACGGCCTCAATGTAGCCGACGTGCAGGATGTGGTGGCTACCGCGATAGGCGGCAAGGAAGCCGGCACCTTGTTCCAGGGCGACCGCCGTTTCGATATCGTGGTGCGTTTGCCGGAGGAACTGCGCAGCGACCTGGAGGCTTTCAGGCGCCTGCCGATTTCGCTTCCGCGCAGCGCCGGCGGAGAAGGGCGCACCAACTATATCCCGTTGAGCGAGGTGGCCAGCCTGGAACTGGCGCCCGGGCCGAACCAGATCAGCCGCGAAAACGGCAAGCGGCGGATCGTGGTGAGCGCCAATGTACGCGGCCGCGACATCGGCTCGTTTGTGGCCGAGACCGAGGCCAAGCTGCAGCAGCAGGTCAAGATCCCGTCCGGCTACTGGACCAGCTGGGGCGGCCAGTTTGAACAGTTGCAGTCGGCCAGCCAGCGCTTGCAGATCGTGATCCCGGTGGCGTTGCTGCTGGTGTTCACGCTGCTGTTCGCCATGTTCGGCAATATCAAGGATGGCTTGCTGGTGTTCAGCGGCATCCCGTTCGCCTTGACCGGCGGCATCGTCGCCTTGTGGCTGCGCGGGATTCCCTTGTCGATTTCGGCGGCTGTCGGTTTCATTGCCCTGTGCGGGGTGGCGGTGCTGAACGGCCTGGTGATGATCGCCTTTATCCGCAGCCTGCGTGAAGAAGGCCGCGGCCTGGACGCGGCGATCCGCGAGGGCGCGCTGACCCGTTTGCGGCCGGTGCTGATGACGGCGCTGGTTGCTTCCCTGGGGTTTGTGCCGATGGCGATTGCCACCGGCACCGGGGCGGAAGTGCAGCGGCCGCTGGCGACAGTGGTGATCGGCGGAATCCTGTCCTCAACCATCCTGACCTTGCTGGTGCTGCCGATACTGTATCAGCTGTTCCATCGCCGTGACGAAGATGAAGAAGGAAAGGTCGTCGAAGAAGCCGTCGTCCAGCACTGA
- a CDS encoding efflux RND transporter periplasmic adaptor subunit yields the protein MKINLSKSKAIAAGIATIVALVAAGMYLSAGSNGGDKPEESMHREAAAHADTEHHGEKPSEKHGHDSQHADGEHHPAASTGPHGGKMYAKDKLALEVKMLEAAGEARLQVWLFNDGKPLAPEAARLELVLTRPDGEVQKIGFAPEKDFLKSTLPIAEPHVFDAKLQLQYGNQSMQAGFAQEEGKLELDQAQVAASGVKLENAGPAKVKTSVTLPGEIRFNEDKTAHVVPRLEGVVEQVAVSLGQQVKKGQLLAVVASTGLAEQRSELLAAQKRFTFARTTYEREKKLWEEKISAEQDYQQARQVMSEAEIALQNARQKLNVLGTGVGAGNPGALNRYEIRAPFNGLVTEKHIALGEAVAANASIFTISDLSTVWAEIIVPAKDLNLVRLGEKVKISATAFESTASGSISYVGALLGEQTRTAKARVTLANPDMAWRPGLFVNVEVVSSDAEVAVAVQPQAIQSVDDKQVVFVRIADGFMVQPVSTGRADSQHVEIVKGLKPGARYAADGSFVLKSELGKSSAEHAH from the coding sequence ATGAAAATCAATTTAAGCAAAAGCAAAGCTATCGCGGCCGGCATAGCGACGATTGTCGCGCTGGTCGCCGCGGGCATGTACTTGAGTGCGGGCAGCAATGGCGGCGATAAGCCGGAAGAGAGCATGCACCGGGAAGCCGCTGCGCATGCCGATACCGAACACCATGGTGAAAAGCCATCCGAGAAGCACGGCCACGACAGCCAGCATGCGGACGGCGAACACCACCCGGCGGCAAGCACTGGTCCGCACGGCGGGAAAATGTACGCCAAGGACAAGCTGGCGCTGGAAGTGAAGATGCTCGAGGCCGCGGGTGAAGCGCGCCTGCAGGTGTGGCTGTTCAATGACGGTAAACCGCTGGCGCCGGAGGCAGCCAGGCTGGAGCTGGTGCTGACCAGGCCGGATGGCGAAGTCCAGAAAATCGGCTTCGCGCCGGAAAAGGATTTCCTCAAAAGCACTTTGCCGATAGCTGAACCGCACGTATTCGACGCCAAGCTGCAGCTGCAATATGGCAACCAGTCCATGCAAGCCGGATTTGCCCAGGAGGAAGGCAAGCTCGAACTGGACCAGGCCCAGGTTGCCGCCAGCGGCGTCAAGCTTGAGAACGCCGGCCCCGCCAAGGTGAAGACCTCGGTCACCCTGCCGGGAGAAATCCGCTTCAATGAAGACAAGACCGCCCACGTGGTGCCGCGTCTGGAAGGAGTGGTAGAGCAGGTTGCGGTCAGCCTCGGCCAGCAGGTCAAGAAGGGGCAGCTGCTGGCGGTGGTGGCCAGCACCGGCCTGGCGGAACAGCGCAGCGAACTGTTGGCGGCGCAGAAGCGCTTCACGTTTGCGCGCACCACTTATGAGCGCGAAAAAAAGCTGTGGGAAGAAAAGATATCCGCGGAACAGGATTACCAGCAAGCACGGCAAGTCATGAGCGAAGCTGAAATCGCCTTGCAGAATGCGCGCCAGAAACTCAATGTACTGGGCACCGGTGTCGGCGCCGGCAATCCTGGCGCCTTGAACCGCTATGAGATCCGGGCCCCGTTCAATGGCCTGGTGACAGAGAAACACATCGCGCTGGGCGAAGCCGTGGCGGCCAATGCCAGCATTTTCACGATCTCCGACCTGTCCACCGTGTGGGCCGAGATCATCGTGCCGGCCAAGGACTTGAACCTGGTGCGCTTGGGCGAAAAGGTCAAGATCAGCGCCACCGCCTTCGAATCGACGGCGAGCGGCAGCATTTCCTATGTCGGCGCCTTGCTTGGCGAGCAGACCCGCACCGCCAAGGCACGCGTCACGCTGGCTAATCCGGACATGGCATGGCGGCCGGGCCTGTTTGTCAATGTCGAGGTGGTTTCCAGCGATGCCGAAGTAGCGGTGGCGGTGCAGCCGCAGGCGATACAGAGCGTGGACGACAAACAGGTAGTGTTCGTCCGCATCGCCGACGGTTTCATGGTGCAGCCGGTGAGCACCGGCCGCGCCGACAGCCAGCACGTGGAGATCGTCAAGGGACTCAAGCCGGGCGCGCGCTACGCGGCCGACGGCAGTTTCGTTCTCAAATCGGAACTCGGCAAGAGCAGCGCCGAGCACGCCCACTGA